Proteins from one Anomalospiza imberbis isolate Cuckoo-Finch-1a 21T00152 unplaced genomic scaffold, ASM3175350v1 scaffold_43, whole genome shotgun sequence genomic window:
- the COX6B1 gene encoding cytochrome c oxidase subunit 6B1, with amino-acid sequence MAEDIRAKLGRYKTAPFDSRFPNQNQTRNCWQNYLDFQRCQRAMDARGADAAPCQWYFRVYTSLCPSSWVSSWDDARDEGTFPGKI; translated from the exons ATGGCAGAGGACATCCGGGCCAAGCTGGGTCGTTACAAGACGGCGCCGTTCGACAGCCGCTTCCCCAACCAGAACCAGACCCGGAACTGCTGGCAGAACTACCTGG acTTCCAGCGGTGCCAGCGCGCCATGGACGCCCGCGGCGCCGATGCCGCCCCGTGCCAGTGGTACTTCCGCGTCTacacatccctgtgccccagcTCCTGG GTGAGCTCGTGGGACGACGCCCGTGACGAGGGGACCTTCCCCGGCAAGATCTGA